CGACGGCGTGCCCGCCGAACTGGTTGCGCAGCGCCGCGATCATCTTCATCTGCGGCGAGTCGTCCTGCCGGGAGGCGAACCGGGAGTAGAGGGAGGCGGTGATCGCGGGCAGCGGCACGGAGTTGTCGATCGCGGCCTCCACGGTCCAGCGTCCCTCGCCGGAGTCCTGGGCGTAGCCCCGCAGGCCCTCCAGGTGCTCGTCCTCGTCGAGCGCGTTGACCGCGAGGTCGAGCAGCCAGGAGCGGATGACGGTGCCGTCCTGCCAGGAGCGGAACACCTCGCGGACGTTGTCCACCGAGTCCACGGCCTCCAGCAGCTCCCAGCCCTCGGCGTAGGCCTGCATCATCGCGTACTCGATGCCGTTGTGGACCATCTTCGCGAAGTGCCCGGCACCCACCCGGCCGGCGTGCACGAAGCCGTACGGGCCCTCCGGCTTGAGCGCCTCGAAGATCGGCCGGAGCCGGTCGACGTACTCCTTCTCGCCGCCGACCATCAGGGCGTAGCCGTTCTCCAGGCCCCACACGCCGCCGGAGACGCCCGCGTCGACGAAGCCGATGCCGCGCCTGCTCAGCTCCTCGGCGTGCTTCTCGTCGTCCGTCCAGCGGGAGTTGCCGCCGTCGACCACCGTGTCGTACGGCTTGAGGAGGTCCGCCAGACGGTCGATGACGTGCTGGGTGGGGTCGCCGGCCGGGACCATGACCCAGACCGTGCGCGGCGCCTGAAGCTGGTCGACGAGGTCGGCCAGACTGGCCACGTCGGACTTCTCCGGGTTGGTGTCGTAGCCGACGACGGTGTGGCCGGCGTTGCGCAGGCGCTCGCGCATGTTGCCGCCCATCTTGCCGAGACCCACAAGACCGATCTGCATGTCAGTTCACTTCCCGAGTTTGCGGTAGGCGGCCACCAGCGCGGCCGTGGACGAATCGAGACCGGGGACGTCTGCGCCCTCGGTCAGGGCGGGCTCGACGCGCTTGGCGAGGACCTTGCCGAGCTCGACGCCCCACTGGTCGAAGGAGTCGATGTTCCAGACCGTGCCCTGCACGAACACCTTGTGCTCGTAGAGGGCGACCAGCTGGCCGAGGACCGACGGGGTCAGTTCGGTGGCCAGGATCGTCGTGGTGGGGCGGTTGCCCTGGAACGTGCGGTGCGGCACCTGCTCCTCGGGCACGCCCTCGGCCCGCACCTCCTCGGCGGTCTTGCCGAAGGCGAGGGCCTGCCCCTGCGCGAACAGGTTGGCCATCAACAGGTCGTGCTGTGCCTTCAGTTCGTCGCTCAGCTCGGCGACGGGCCGTGCGAAGCCGATCAGGTCGGCCGGGATCAGCTTGGTGCCCTGGTGGATCAACTGGTAGTAGGCGTGCTGTCCGTTGGTGCCGGGCGTGCCCCACACGACCGGACCCGTCTGCCACTGGACGGGACGGCCGTCGCGGTCCACCGACTTGCCGTTGGACTCCATGTCGAGCTGCTGGAGGTAGGCGGTGAACTTCGACAGATAGTGGCTGTAGGGCAGGACGGCGTGCGACTGGGCGCCGTGGAAGTTGCCGTACCAGATGCCGAGCAGGCCCATGATGAGCGGGGCGTTGGCCTGGGCGGGCGCGTTGCGGAAGTGCTCGTCGACGATGCGGAAGCCGTCGAGCATCTCCAGGAAGCGGTCCGGGCCGATCGCGATCATCAAGGACAGGCCGATCGCGGAGTCGTACGAGTAGCGGCCGCCGACCCAGTCCCAGAACTCGAACATGTTGTCGACGTCGATGCCGAAGTCCGCGACCTTCTCGGCGTTCGTGGACAGCGCCACGAAGTGCTTGGCGACCGCCTTCTCTCCCCCACTCTCGGCTTCGCTCGAGCGGGAGGTGCCCCCATCCCCGAGCCCTTCCAGCAGCCAGGAGCGCGCCGAGGTCGCGTTCGTGATGGTCTCGATCGTGGTGAAGGTCTTGGACGCGACGATGAACAGCGTCTGTGCCGGGTCCAGGTCGCGGACCGCCTCGTGCAGGTCGGAGCCGTCCACGTTCGACACGAAGCGGAACGTCAGCTCCCGGGCGGTGAACGGCCGCAGCGCGTCGTACGCCATCGCCGGGCCGAGATCCGAGCCGCCGATGCCGATGCTGACGACGTTCCGGATGCGCTTGCCGGTGTGCCCGGTCCACTCCCCGGAGCGCACCCGGTTCGCGAAGCCGGACATCTTCTCGAGCACGGCGTGCACACCCGGGACTACGTTCTCGCCGTCGACCTCGATCACCGCGTCCCGCGGGGCGCGCAGCGCGGTGTGCAGCACGGCCCGGTTCTCGGTGACGTTGATCTTCTCGCCGCGGAACATGGCGTCGCGCTGCCCGAACACGTCGGTGGCGGTGGCCAGCTCCTGGAGCAGCGCCAGCGTCTCGTCGGTGACCAGGTGCTTGGAGTAGTCGATGCGCAGGTCGCCCACGTGCACGACGTAGCGCTCGGCGCGCCCCGGGTCCGCCGCGAACAGCTCACGCAGGTCCGGCTGCGGCAGGGCGTCCGTGCGGTGGTCCTCCAGGGCGGTCCACTCGGGTCGCCGCGTGAGCGTGGGGGAGCCGGAGGGGGAGTCAGACATGAGCGGGGGTCTCCTCGGTTGCCTCGCCGTTCAGGGCGATGGCGTACATCTCGTCCGCGTCGAGGCGCCTCAGCTCCTCGGCGATGAGTTCGGAGGTGGCACGGACCTTCAGCGCGAGGGTGCGGGAGGGCTGGCCCGGCAGGGTGAGCGTGGCCAGCGGTCCCTCGGGGCGGTCGATGAGGATCTCGCCGTTCTCGGTGCCCAGGCGTACGGCCGTGACGACCGGCCCGGCGGTGACGACGCGGTCGACCTGGACGTGCAGCCGCGCCTCCAGCCAGCGGGCCAGCAGCTCGGCGGCCGGGTTCTCGGCCTCGGCCTCCACGGCCGCCGAGACGACCCGGGCCCGGGCCTGGTCCAGCGCCGCCGCCAGCATCGAACGCCAGGGCGTCAGCCGGGTCCAGGCGAGGTCGGTGTCGCCGGGCGCGTAGGAGCGGACCCGGGCCTCGAGCATCGTCAGGGGGTCCTCGACGGCGTACAGGTCGGTGATCCGCCGCTGGGCCAGCGCCCCGAGCGGGTCCTTCGAGGGCACCTCCGGGGCGTCCACCGGCCACCACACCACCACCGGGGCGTCCGGCAGCAGCAGCGGCAGCACCACCGAGTCGGCGTGGTCGGACACCTCGCCGTAGGTCCGCAGCACCACGGTCTCGCCGGTGCCCGCGTCGGCGCCGACCCGGACCTCGGCGTCGAGCCGGGACTGGGTGCGGTCGCGCGGGGTGCGGGCGTGCCGCTTGATGACGACCAGGGTGCGCGAGGGGTGCTCGTGCGAGGCCTCCTCGGCCGCCTTGATCGCGTCGTAGGCGTTCTCCTCGTCCGTGACGATCACCATCGTCAGGACCATGCCCACGGCGGGCGTGCCGATGGCGCGGCGGCCCTGCACCAGCGCCTTGTTGATCTTGCTTGCCGTGGTGTCGGTCAGGTCGATCTTCATGGCCTGCGCCAGCTCCGTCCGTCTCGTGCGAGCATCTCGTCGGCTTCCGCGGGTCCCCAGCTGCCCGAGGAGTACTGCGCGGGCCGGCCGTGCGTGGCCCAGTACTGCTCGATCGGGTCGAGGATCTTCCAGGACTCTTCCACTTCCTGGTGACGGGGGAACAGATTGGCGTCGCCCAGGAGGACGTCCAGGATCAGCCGTTCGTACGCCTCCGGGCTCGATTCGGTGAACGACTCGCCGTAGGCGAAGTCCATCGTCACGTCCCGGATCTCCATCGACGTGCCCGGCACCTTGGAGCCGAACCGCACCGTCATGCCCTCGTCCGGCTGGACGCGGATGACGATCGCGTTCTGGCCCAGCTCCTCGGTCGCGGTGGAGTCGAAGGGGGAGTGCGGAGCCCGCTGGAAGACCACTGCGATCTCCGTCACCCGGCGGCCCAGCCGCTTGCCGGTGCGCAGGTAGAACGGCACACCCGCCCAGCGGCGGTTGTCCACCTGGAGCTTGATCGCGGCGTAGGTGTCGGTCGAGGAGGCCTGGTCGATGCCCTCCTCCTCCAGATAGCCGCGGACCTTCGTGCCGCCCTGCCAGGCCGCCGCGTACTGCCCACGCACGGTGTGCCTGCCCAGGTCCTCCGGCAGCCGCACGGCCCGCAGCACCTTCAGCTTCTCGGTGAGCAGCGACGCCGCGTCGAAGGCGGCGGGCTCCTCCATCGCGGTGAGCGCCATCAG
The genomic region above belongs to Streptomyces coeruleorubidus and contains:
- the gnd gene encoding phosphogluconate dehydrogenase (NAD(+)-dependent, decarboxylating) is translated as MQIGLVGLGKMGGNMRERLRNAGHTVVGYDTNPEKSDVASLADLVDQLQAPRTVWVMVPAGDPTQHVIDRLADLLKPYDTVVDGGNSRWTDDEKHAEELSRRGIGFVDAGVSGGVWGLENGYALMVGGEKEYVDRLRPIFEALKPEGPYGFVHAGRVGAGHFAKMVHNGIEYAMMQAYAEGWELLEAVDSVDNVREVFRSWQDGTVIRSWLLDLAVNALDEDEHLEGLRGYAQDSGEGRWTVEAAIDNSVPLPAITASLYSRFASRQDDSPQMKMIAALRNQFGGHAVESAKKA
- the pgi gene encoding glucose-6-phosphate isomerase; this encodes MSDSPSGSPTLTRRPEWTALEDHRTDALPQPDLRELFAADPGRAERYVVHVGDLRIDYSKHLVTDETLALLQELATATDVFGQRDAMFRGEKINVTENRAVLHTALRAPRDAVIEVDGENVVPGVHAVLEKMSGFANRVRSGEWTGHTGKRIRNVVSIGIGGSDLGPAMAYDALRPFTARELTFRFVSNVDGSDLHEAVRDLDPAQTLFIVASKTFTTIETITNATSARSWLLEGLGDGGTSRSSEAESGGEKAVAKHFVALSTNAEKVADFGIDVDNMFEFWDWVGGRYSYDSAIGLSLMIAIGPDRFLEMLDGFRIVDEHFRNAPAQANAPLIMGLLGIWYGNFHGAQSHAVLPYSHYLSKFTAYLQQLDMESNGKSVDRDGRPVQWQTGPVVWGTPGTNGQHAYYQLIHQGTKLIPADLIGFARPVAELSDELKAQHDLLMANLFAQGQALAFGKTAEEVRAEGVPEEQVPHRTFQGNRPTTTILATELTPSVLGQLVALYEHKVFVQGTVWNIDSFDQWGVELGKVLAKRVEPALTEGADVPGLDSSTAALVAAYRKLGK
- the opcA gene encoding glucose-6-phosphate dehydrogenase assembly protein OpcA: MKIDLTDTTASKINKALVQGRRAIGTPAVGMVLTMVIVTDEENAYDAIKAAEEASHEHPSRTLVVIKRHARTPRDRTQSRLDAEVRVGADAGTGETVVLRTYGEVSDHADSVVLPLLLPDAPVVVWWPVDAPEVPSKDPLGALAQRRITDLYAVEDPLTMLEARVRSYAPGDTDLAWTRLTPWRSMLAAALDQARARVVSAAVEAEAENPAAELLARWLEARLHVQVDRVVTAGPVVTAVRLGTENGEILIDRPEGPLATLTLPGQPSRTLALKVRATSELIAEELRRLDADEMYAIALNGEATEETPAHV